The following nucleotide sequence is from Candidatus Latescibacter sp..
TCCTGAAACGAGTTCAGGATGACACGTGTCATGCCGAACTTGTTGCCGCTTGGCGGGAACGATGAAACCGTTTCGGCATCTATACAAACGATCATGAATCTTATCTAATGGCATACCCGGATAAGATTACTTATATAAGAAAACTTTTTATCATCCGGAAAACATTTTCAGTCTTTCCATTCCAGTTGCTTCTGGATATTTTCATGCTGCTTGTATTTTTTTACATAATTCGCGGGGTCGGGACCGATCACATTGATTTTCGATAGATCGCCCTGCCCTATTCCGGCATTGGCGCAGTAGGTCAGATATCCGCAGTCGCTGAAATTTATGTCCATGAGCCGGCAGCCCATACGGTCCGCCGCGATAAAATCGGTGCTGGCCAGCGCCACCCCATGATCCACCTGTGTTCCGGCAGTGGGGCCGTTCCCTTCCATGCCTTCGAGGCCATCGAGAATGGCCAGGCGGGGCTGGATTTTCTGGGCGAGGAGGAACACATCGAAATTCATGCCCCGGATTCCCGGTGAATGAAGGCGGCTTTTGTCGTGACGGGTCCCGTCCACGAACGGCGCGCCAAGGAGCATATTTTTGGCGGTAAGGGTGACCACCAAAGTGTTATGTGTTTTCAGGCGGCAGATGGAGATGAAATAATTGTTCGGGTCGAGAAACTGGCTGCAGATTCTGAGGTCCAGGGGATGGCCTTCCTTGCTCAGAACCCACTCTATCTTATAGGTCCCGCCATTGAGATCGACGAGCTTGACGTTATATTCCTTTTCGAGCGGGAAATAATTATAGATCGTGTAGTGTTTTATCGTGCCCGCCA
It contains:
- a CDS encoding DUF362 domain-containing protein; translated protein: MQERIFLDEASDILRIQQSRRSFMGKLVLGAAGAAFGPLTSVRLSGAETFNPEMSTVSFVTGKDRRDMVYQALKPLEKDIKKGIQGKQIYIKPNLVGNEQLLCATHPDAIRGLLDFLKPIYKKQVIIGESTGRRYADMAGTIKHYTIYNYFPLEKEYNVKLVDLNGGTYKIEWVLSKEGHPLDLRICSQFLDPNNYFISICRLKTHNTLVVTLTAKNMLLGAPFVDGTRHDKSRLHSPGIRGMNFDVFLLAQKIQPRLAILDGLEGMEGNGPTAGTQVDHGVALASTDFIAADRMGCRLMDINFSDCGYLTYCANAGIGQGDLSKINVIGPDPANYVKKYKQHENIQKQLEWKD